The Equus asinus isolate D_3611 breed Donkey chromosome 18, EquAss-T2T_v2, whole genome shotgun sequence region AGAAGCCAGGCAAGGGGTCCACACGTAGGGCTGTGTGCAGACACCGTCTACCGTGACAGGAAGCACATGAGTGTGCCCAGGGACGGGGTCAGGGAGGGGCGGAGGCTCAAGGGGCACGAGGAAGCCTTTGGGGCCACGGAGACGTTCactcttgattgtggtgatggcttcgTGGGTGTACATTCATGTCCAAATCAGGAGAGGCCGAGGGCCTCTCCCAGGGGGCTGCCAGGGCCGGGAGAGCAGGACCCGCCCCTGTCTTCTGTGGTCTCTCCAgctgcaggagctggaggagaaggggtGAGGGGTCTGCAGGGACCACGCGAGAGGCGAGGGCAGCGGGGGTGGAGATGGTGAGAAATACATGGATTCTGGTGACATGTCAGCTGTGGGTGTGACGGGGAATGAGGAAAACCAAATTCCTTCCCAGATTTGGGCTCAACTCCTTAGCCTTCCTGATATGAAACAGCCAAcaagggcctggcccagtggccaagtgctTAGTTCACACACTGCTtgagcggcccggggttcacaggttcagatcccgggcacagacctgcacactgctcatcagccatgctgtggtggcaccccacatacaaaagagaggaagatggaacagatgttagctcagtgacaatcttcctcgcacacacacacacacacacacaaagccaaaATAAGACCAAAAACACCCCAAACAGGCAACAAGCTGCCAATGCTGCtcactgggaggtgggaggggaatATGGTTATGAAATGTCAGGTGCCACTGGGACTGGGTGAGAGGATGTCCTGACTCCCCCACCCTCAGGGACACCAAGATCAGCGTCCAGGTGGTTCTGCTCAGGCCCATCAGAGGGTGGCCACCATTGTCTCAGGATGACCAGGGGGTCTGACCAGCCCTGACACAGCAAGGGGTGACACCACAGAACATTCTAGTTCTTATTAAATAATTAGGCACGCCAGGTATTCTTAAATGAACGCATGCCCTGGAAAAATTAGGGCCATATGTTATGGAAACAATCACGCTGGCTGATGCCCAACTTGGCTGAGAGGATGGTCCCCGGGCTGGGCTTGCTAATGACCCCCAGACATCGCAGAAACATGGTGAATGCTGGTGAGCTCCGCGGCCCCATGAGAGCCCCTCCCGACCTGGGCGCCTCCATTTGCAAAGTAGGGGCGAGTCCTCAGATTTATGGGTTTGATGGGGGTGCAGCCAGCATTGGCCTGCTGACACCTCACGCAGTGCTGCAGGCTGGGGACCCGGCCCCCTCACACAGGAAGCGCTGCGCCCTGCCTTTGAGGACAGAGCTGGGTCTCGGGTGCCCACGGCTCGAGCGGAACGGAGCCCATACCTGTTGGAACTGCTTGTAGATGATTTTGCGGACCTCGTCCGATGGCTGAATCTTCCCAGCGAGCAGGGATGACAGCATGTTCCCACGAGTCACCATCCCCAGGATCACCCTGCAGCAGGGGGCcggggggcagagggcaggggacaGGGGTCAGTGCAGGGGCCTCTCCCCAAACAGCAGAACACACCCAAGGCCACACTCCGGGTCCGATCCAGGTCTTTGGCCAAACTCAGAACTAACTCCTCTGAGAATTCAGCAAGTATCTGCCGAGCGCCTCCATGCGGCGGGAGCACCGCGGGGACCAACGCCTGCCCCTGGAGCTGCCCCCAGCGTGTGGAGACAGTAAACAGTCCTTCGGGTATTTCCCTTCTGACAGGTGTCAAGGGTGACCAGCCCACCGGTGTCCTGGGACACGGGACTTTCAGGGCTAGAACAGGGACGGTCCCAGGGAACCCACATGGTGGTCTCCCAGGCAGGCCTTCCTGTGTTGACAGCCTCAGAGTGAAGCCACTATCTACCGCCTGCATCCTGCATGCACACAGTGAGTGCAGCAGGCCGGCACAGGGGCATAAGCCCTACGGGTCACTACGGcaggccccccgccccaccaGTGCCCACAGACAAGACATCCAATGGGCGGTCTCATGCAAGGACATCCTGATGCAAAGTGACCAGGGTCAGCCAGGCAGCTGTGGGGTCCACATGGCTGCCCTTCCCAGCATCGCTGACACAGAGGAGCGTGGAGCCCAGGTCCAAGCAGAGCCCAGTGGGCAGAGCTCGGATGGCGGTGCCCGACACTGACCCCGATTCATCGACCACGGGTGCCTGGTCGAAGCCGTTCTCGCGGAGGATCTCCATGGTGTGCTCACAGGTGACCGTGGGCAGCACTGTCAGCGGAATTGGCAGGCTCAGCTCCTGGACTCTGAGGTGCCACCACCTGAGGGAagcgggcagggcagggagggccaTGAACTGGGGGGCGGGAGTCAGGGACAAACGCTTGCACATACGGGCGGCGTCACAGAGGGGGACCACGGGGATGACCCGCCAGGTGTGGGGCACAGCACAGGGGCCCCAGGTCCCGGGGACATGTGTCCACAAACACCACAGGTGTTTCCAGGGTGGAACCTCTGCTCAGAGACATGCTCACCATGGCTTCTTCGTCAGGACGTCCTCCTCATTCAGGAAGCCCTTCTGCAGCATCCACTTGTCGCTCAGGAACTTGGACCTGCAGGTGCCGGGGCCACCAGGGCCCGGACAGAGGGTCTGACCACTGCCTCTGCCCAGGCTGAGGGCACACGGTTCTCAGGGGAAGCCCAGCACTCCTCCCCGGACCCCGCAGGTCCAGCAGAGACCCCAAGCGGCTGGCTGGGGCTCCAGGGAGAGGCCTGGGAGCCAGACTCCAGAGAGACCCCAGCTGGGACCCACGGGTCGATGGGGCACCTGGTCAGCCAGGGCACACAGGCCTGCGGCTGGATGGCTCAGAGCATGGAAGGTTCTGTCCAGGGACCTTTGCCATCAGGCCGCCCGGGGCTCCCTgggcctctgccccagccccgcTCGAGTCCACTCTGGAAGATGGAGTCTGTCCCACCCAGGGTCAAAGGACACCAGAGCAGGCCAGGGGACTGCCATGGCCCTACCCTAACAGGGTAAACCGAGGACCAAGGGAGTAGGGAGCAGAGAACCCACCACCAAGACATGCTGAGTGAGCACACAGTCATTCATGAACACACACGCCATCTCACACACCCACTCCATGTCTCACACactctccatctctcacacactccatctctcacacaatctccatctctcacacactccatctctcacacactccatctctcacacacactccatctctcacacactccatctcacacacactctccatctctcacacactccatctctcacacaatCTCCATCTCACACACTCTCCATCTCACACAATCTCCATCTCACACACTCTCCATCTcacacacactccatctctcacacactccatctctcacacactccatctctcacacactccatctctcacacaatctccatctctcacacactccatctctcacacactccatctctcacacactccatctcacactctccatctctcacacactccatctctcacacactccatctctcacacactccatctctcacacactccatctctcacacactccatctctcacacactccatctctcacacaatctccatctctcacacactccatctctcacacactccatctctcacacactccatctctcacacactccatctctcacatacactccatctctcacacactccatctctcacacactccatctctcacacactccatctcacacactccatctctcacacactccatctctcacacactccatctctcacacactccatctctcacacactccatctcacacacactctccatctctcacacactccatctctcacacactccatctcacacactccatctctcacacactccatctcacacacactctccatctctcacacactccatctctcacacactccatctcacacactccatctctcacacactccatctctcacacacactccatctcacactctccatctctcacacactccatctcacacactccatctctcacacactccatctctcacacaatctccatctctcacacactccatctctcacacactccatctctcacacactccatctctcacacacactccatctctcacacactccatctctcacacactccatctctcacacactccatctctcacacactccatctcacacactccatctctcacacactccatctctcacacactccatctctcacacactccatctctcacacactccatctcacacacactctccatctctcacacactccatctcacacactccatctctcacacactccatctcacacactccatctctcacacactccatctctcacacactccatctcacacacactctccatctctcacacactccatctcacacactccatctctcacacactccatctctcacacactccatctctcacacactccatctctcacacactccatctcacacactctccatctctcacacactccatctcacacactccatctctcacacactccatctctcacacactccatctctcacacactccatctctcacacactccatctctcacacactccatctcacacactctccatctctcacacactccatctcacacactccatctctcacacactccatctctcacacactccatctctcacacactccatctctcacacactccatctctcacacactccatctcacacacacactccatctcaCATACAAACCACACTCATACACATACCTCCACGCTTTGTTACTCactcactctctcacacacacgtgtgcatgcacaGCAGGCCAGCTGAGCAAAAGGGGAAATGGGCGTTCTCACGCACTGAGCACAGTAGGCAGGCACCTAGCTCAGGGAAGTGTGGCGGTGGGCACCCAGATGTGAATGCCTCCACCATTGGGAACCCAACTTGGACCCCACCAGTGGCCACCAAGCTCCCTGGAGACACGCAGCCCTGCCCCTGGGGTCCGGGAGGCAGCCcggggggtgcgggcgggaggaGCCCTTTAGGTCCTGGCCCCTACTGCCCAGAGGCCTGCTGCAGAGCTAGCACCGCCCAGTTTCAGCCCAGTTTCAGCCAGTGACTCCGGGCAGGGCCCTTGGCCCAGGGGACAGGAATTCACTGCAAGAGGCTGTGAGCTGCCATGGGGGGAGCGCAACCTGCGCTCCTGCGACGCTGGACCGGAAGCGCACAGCGCTCGGCACCGGCAGACGCGAAGGGCCTCAGAGGCCGGGCACACACATGTCACAGCAGGTTCTGAGGGGTCGCCGGagcaccccacccccgccctcccccctcccccctcccccctcccccctcccccctctcccctcccccctccccgacGCAGGGGAAACCCCGGAACGAGTGGGGACGGCAGGGAGGCGCGCTTAGGGctgcgccccctccccctccctcggCTGCGGCTCTCAGAGCAGGGGGGCTCGGGGCTGCGATGGAAGCAGAGCCGCCTGCACATGGGGCTCCGCCAGGCACGTGCCTGCTGCCACCGCGAACGTGCGCTGCCTTCGAAACGCGGCTCTTAGACCCAAGGGGACAAGGTTGGATGAAGAAATGAGCGCCCCAGCCTGGAGGGGCCCGGAGGGCGAAGCAGAGCTCCCAGACCCGCggacccccaccccgccctcctTCTTGCTGTCGGATCTCAGGGAGCACAGAGGGAGCAGAGACAGCTCCAAGGACGGCGCAGGAGGGAGGCTCACATGTAGTTGCGAACCGAGTCGGGCAGGATCACCACGCAGCGctggccctcctgcagctcctgggCGGCCTTCACGGCCCCGGCCATGGCACAGCCCGAACTGCCACCTGCCGAGGGGGTCGTGAGTCAGACtgcagtgtgcatgtgtgcacacgcatCTGCACGCACGCCTGCACACCCGGACACGTGCTGGAGGGATCCGCGGGGAACCAGCCGCCGTGGCTGCCTCTGGAGGAGGCGCTGGGCTCCGTGCTGGGAGGACCCAGCTCCTCCCCATCCAGCTATGGGCCTCTCGTCCCCCTGAGTTTCATGTCTGCTCAGGATTTCATGACTAAACCCTCCCCAAGGAAACAGAGCCCCTGGAGCCAAGGGACACCGCTCAGTAGGGCGGGGCTGGTGCCCCCAGGAAAACTCCACGAGACCCACCCGAGCACCAGAGAGGGCCGCGCTGAGGAGCCCAGCACGGCCTCATGTCACTGACCGCCCACAGCCGCCCGCCAGGCAGACGACGCCCTTCCCCACTTTGCAGACCAGCCGTCCCCGGCCCAGGAGCCCGGGTCAGAGGCAGAGGGACGGATCCCGAGAGGTGACTGTGCTCTGCCACGCGCCTGCAGCCCCTCTGGGCCGCGCTAAGGAGGCGCGATGGAGCCGCCAAGAGTGCACCCCGCAGGAAAAGGGGCCCTTCCTCCTAAATGGTGGAGGCGGGCCTGCTGCCAGCATCCACGCTCAGGCTCCATGTGCACTGACGACGGGAAGCGGGGACACACCAGGAGCACCACACGGGCAACGACTACGAAGAACAAAGTTGCCTTTCCACAACAACATCCTTTTGGAAAGGTTTTTCCAATCACAGGGGCTGGTTTCCAATCTCTAAACTGGGGCTCGGCTGTCCAGGGACCCGGCCACGCTGAGGGCTGAtttccttccatctcctctgtccccacccccaaggTGACGCGACACAGAGCGAAGGCACATCTCAAATGACCTCCTGCTATATTCCCCGCGGAGATTTAAAGCGGATTCGCTGTGCATCCTCTCGCACGCAAGTCCCCTGGATCGAGGTTGAGCCTCTTCCCTGTGGGGCCCGGACGGGCCTCGGGGCTCCCAGAGGAGGGAGAGTGCATGGGCACATTGCCCGTCTCCTTCCGGCTCAGACGCCCGAGTGACCACAccctccagcctctcccaccCCCGCCCAGCGTCAGACCCCCGCAGATGGGGAGCCCCCAACCCAAGGTCAGTGCTGGTCTTGACTGAAAACAACAAGTGTCCCAGGAGCGTTGGCCTCACCCCAAAACCCACCACACAGAGGCCCATGTTGCCAGGACAGTCCTGAGGGGGCGGAGCTAATGCCACTCACtgtcagccccatggcccactCGGCAGGGGGGCCAAGGCCCCAGAAGCCTACTTCGTCTCTCAGGCCAGCAGGTCACAGACCCCAGCCCCCTCGCatctcctgctccttccctctcgGGTCTGGGTGccatggccccctccccagaaaAGGTGTTACACATCAAAAACAGAGCACGTGGACCCCAGGGACCCCAGGAATATGGACCCTTCTCCAGCCATGCTCTGGAGGGGCGCTCAATgcccctgccccacagcctcCTGCCCTTGCCTGTGCAGGTGACCCCGCCTTGAGCTGGAGGACAGGAAGGCTGGCCTTATGAACAGCTGGGGTGGACAgacagcaccccatctgtcctcTGCACCCCGCTGCCACCCCACAACCCACCCGCCTGCCACTCACCGCACAGCAGTCCCTCCTGCGAGATCAGCATGCGGGCAAAGGTGAATGTCTCCTGGTCAGTGATCTTGAACCATTTGTCCACCACCTGCAGGCAGGACCCAGGGGACGGGCTCGGGAGTGGCTCCAGCAGCTgtgcggtgggggtgggggccccaCAGCCCATGTTTGCAACCTCACAGACGACCTTGGTCCAGGCGGCCGTGACCTTCAGTGGACGCAGCCCCTCTTCTGGAATCCGGGACTCACGTACACAAACCCAGAACTCTACCTCTCCCTGTTGCAACACAGCGACTACAACCACTGCGCCCGCCCCTCTGCACTGCACGGCCTGGTGTCCCTGCAGGGTCCGCTCTAGGACCCTCAGACTGAAGCACCCTTTAGGGTCCTTAAAAAGAGCCTGTCCTGGGTTCTTAACTCCCCCACCCTCCTGCTCACCTGCCCCACTGCCCGACGCTCTCTCCCTCTGCAAGCGCCTGCCTTGTGCACAGGGCTGCACCCTTGACGCCAGCTGTCTTGGCCTCTTTGCTGAGCAGCGTCACGGCACCTACTGGGTACAGCACTGCCTGCTGCCTAGTCTGGACCTTGCAGACTATGCTTCCTCTCCCTGCTGCCACAGTGCTCACTTCTCTGTTCCCACTCGGGAGGAAAGCTGGGCCGGCTGCCTGTGGTCAGGCGTGCCCTGAGGGCCAGCTGGTCACCTCACCCGCCCTGCAGAGGGAGCGCTCCGGCCACCCACCTTCCGGTCCAGCACCGTGGGGACGAAGTCATAGCCGATGCCCTCCACCTCGTAGGCCGTCTGCTCCGTCTGGTTCAGCTCCTCAGGCTCTGCCAGGATGGAGCCTACAGGATCCACCCCGATGATCTGCAGGGTGGGTGGTAGGAGGGATCAAGTCTGGCAAAAGTCGCACCTGGATGCGCCTGCTGACCATCAGGGCGGCCAAGCCCGCCGCTAACAGGTGCCAGTTAATGATCTGCCCGAGGGATGCGGGCTTCATTCCCGGGCTTCGGGGGCAAGACTTGAAACCCAGAaacccaggcccaggccctgggagaTCACAAGGTAAATGTCCAGCTCGGGGCACTCAGGGGACGCCGGGGGGGAAGCGGCTCCCCAGGGGAGCTCCTCCTGTGCAGGGCACCCCAGGACAGCCCCGAGAGACCACCCTGGGGGACAGCTGGAGTCATGGGGACGAGAGGCGGTGCTGGCACTGAGCTCTTCCTGGATGGCACAGGAACCGTCAGAGGGAGAAGATGGGCCCAGCACATGAGCTGGGTATGACACAAGCCCTCCCAGGTCCACACTCAGCCTCAAATCCAGGCCCTTCCCCGACTCTCAAAGCCCCAGGTGGGCAGCCGCAGGACCTGAGCCTAAGAGCTTAGAGCTTCTGGAATGATCCTTGGAGGCCACTCAAATCCACTCTCCCAATCAGGGTCGGGGGTTCACTGGGCCCTTTATCTCCCAGGCAGGTACAGATACACACCCCGTACAGGACTCGAGGCTGCCTAGGCAGAAACGTCAGGAACGAGCACTTTCAGCTCCAACGCAGAGGCCTCTTGCGGGGGCCAATGCCAAGGACTCGATGACTGAGCCCCAGCCACAGTTCAAGCCTCAAGCCGTCCAGCCTGCCTCTCCTGGGCAGGGCTACGTGCCTCCCCCGGGCCCCACCACCCCGCTCACTCACTCTGCATCCAGGGCACTTCTCCTTTAGCTTCCTGCCAATGCCCGTAATGGTGCCGCCCGTGCCCGCTGAGGCCACCAGCATGTCCACCTTCCCTGTTGGGAGGAGAGCCCATCAGGGAGAACATTCTCGGGCTGGTCCACCACTCTtaataataactgaaaacataCTTGATCAAAGTGAAGGCAGTTAccaaaaagttcaaaataaaaactattctCAGAGGTCAACAGCCTCTCATCACAGTCCTTTATCTTTAAAAAGCGTTCACAGTGACAGGGACCCAGTGACTTGCACTGAGTCTGCTCAACGACACGCAGCTGCTGAAATCGCGGTTTGCTGTGGATCCACAAAGCCTGTCCAGAGGCGTGGTGGCACCGGGGACAGGGCACAGGCGGCTGAGGGACGAGCCAGGCTCTTCCCTGTGCACCGTCTTAGGCTGTTCGGTTTTGGATGATGGGATTAAGTGCACTGAATTATCAAGGTAAACAGACTCAGGCACTCAGGCTCGGCTCTGAAACCATCTGGCTCTCTGATTGCAGGGCGCCGGCTCGGCCTCCTGCAGACAAGTCGGCCCGGCGCCTGTGCAGGGCAGAGGTTGTTCGTGCCAAAGGGAGGAATTCTCACACATGAAGACTGGGGCAGCGGATGCCTGGACTTTGCTGCCTGGCTCCTGGGCGAGGAACGAGCCTGCACTTCAGGGCCAACGCCAGCACCAGGCTCCAAACAGTTGCCAACCCCGGCAACTTCTGCCTAAAATCTCCCAGGGAAACAGCCTGTCCAAGAACATCACAACCCCGAGGGCCGGGGCACCGGAGGTGAGGAAAGGCTCCCAAGAGACGCATGTCCACACAGAGAGTCAGCCAGTCGCTGACGTCACCACCCCGGTTCCAGAGACCAGTAAACCCGAAGGCTGAATTCAGCGCCCAGGTTGGGGCTTGACGCCGAGGGCCGTTCAGTAACTGAAGCCCTGGCTGCGAGCCCAGCACCAGCCTGGACCACCTCGCACCCTGCATTCGTGGGGGTCCCATGGGTCTGCAGGACAGTCTGCTGGGTAAATCAATACGACCGAATGGTATGTCTGGTGTTACAGGAGAGGCCAGGCAAAGTCCAAGAGAGCACAACAGAGGGAGGAAACTGCTCTAGGGAAACACTCTACAGAGCATTTCCCAGAGAGCGGACATCGGAGCTgtgttttgaaggatgaataggagtttaccaaggagagggtaagtgacttgtGCTCTCCCAGGCAATCAGGGATTGATGCAGTCAAGATGGACAGAGGGGTTAAGACAGAAATACACACCGTCACACTGCTGCAGGATCTCCTCAGCAGTGGTGTCGTAGTGAGCAAGGGGGTTGTTGGCGTTGCGGTACTGTGCGGAAAGAAGGCAAAGAGGTCATGAGGGAGGTGAAATACACTGACCCggcagcagccccaggacagCAGGCAAACAGCTCAGTGCAGGCCACAGGGGGCCCAGCAGCTCAAGGAGAGGGGCCAACGGCACAGGCAGTTTCAGGACCCTCAGCAGGTGCAGAGCATTAAACCCAGCTCTCCAGAAGATGCGATTCCAGAATTAGCCCAGAAGTGAAATGGGTGAGACAGAAGAGCTTCCGGCAGAAAGGTTTCTATGCATCTTATGCCTGTAGAGAGCTTCAGGGCCTCTGCAAAGGGCAGGCCCAGCCAGCGCACTGAACTGAGCCCGCAGAGGCTGGCACGGACAGAGAGAGCCACGGGCTCGGCTCATCCCGCCAGCTGCATGCCAGAGGACCTGACCCGGACAGGAGAAGCCAGCGCCCATGTGCCTGAGCAGCAGTCAGCTCTGCAGCCAGCCTCCTGCAGAGGCGGCACCACCCCCAAACGCCGACAGAGATCCCGCCGGGAACGCCCACAATGTCCCGCAGGCCCCAAGCCTCACCTGGTCCAGGATGTGAGAATTGGGGATCTCATTCTTCAGCCTCCATGCCACCCCAAAGTGTGACTCAGGGGAGTCGAATCTGGCATTGGTGGGTGTCCGCACAATCTCGGCCCCCAGGGCCCGCAGGACGTCCACCTGCAGAGGAAGCCGCTGCCTTTACCCACCCGCCAGGCTGCTGCTCAGGGGCAGGGGTCCCTGGGAGACGGCCCTGCCCAGCCCGCCTACCTTCTCCATGCTCATCTTCTCCGGCATCACGATGATGCAGCGATAGCCCTTCACGGCGGCAGCCAGGGCCAGCCCGATCCCTGGGGACAGCACACAGGGTAAGGGGGACCACGGTGCCCTGGACCCTGCCCCGTGCAcctgcagccccacccccagcccctaaGGCCTGGGAAACGGCCCTGCAGGATCCCAGAAATGCCCACGTCATCCACTTCTGCCCCCcagtgaggggaggagagagaatgctGGAGGTAGAAACAAAGAGGCAAGTGAGctcagagaggaggagcagggggagaACGCAGGTGGACTCCAATTCCTCCAGCTGTGGCTGGGTCCAGGCCGGGTCCTGAGCACTGCAGGAGATGATGAAACCCACACAACGAGAGCAATAAGAGCCAACACGGTGGAGCTCACTGTGAAAACCCCGGATCCTTCGAGAAACTGAATGACCCTGAGGGGATTAAAGGTCAGCAAGCCTTCCACTCCCACCCTGGCCCAGAGGGCACAGGCCTGAGGTGCCTCCTCCCTGGTTCCAGACAGGTCACAGGGCCACCATCCAGAGACAGAGCGTCGGGCCCAAGAGCATGGCTGTCAAGCCTGGAGACCTAATGGAGTCCGCCCGCTGGGTTGCACACTCGCTTGGGACCTGTCGCTCCTTCACTTCTGAAATGGGAACGTCCGTCACGCCGGCCCCCCACCGTATGTTGGAAGCACATAACTTGTCCTGTCTCCCGGGTTTCCAGCTGGAGGGGAGTTCCGCCCAGGATGAATGGCGCCTCCAGTCTCACCCCTCTGATGGAGATGAGATTTAGATGAGATTGTGGACTTAGAGTAGATGCCGGAATGGGTTAGGACCTTTCGGGGCTGTTGAGATGGGAGTGAGTGTATTTCGCATGAGAGAAGGACAGGAACTCAGGGGGCTAGACAGCAGAGTGTTATGGAcagaactgtgtcccccaaattcatacgcTGGAGTCCTAACCCCAGCACCCCAGTGTCACTGCATCTGCACACAGTCTTTGAAGAGGCGATCAAGGTTACATGAGATCATACGGGGGGCCCTAATCTCATATgtctggtgtcctcataagagaccaggagacacacacacaaagggacgACCAGGTGAGGACGCAGGGAGAAGACGGCGTCTAcaaggagaggcctcaggagacacCTGGATGGTGGACTCCaggccccagaactgtgagagaaccaGTCTCTCTGGTTGGCTGAGCCCCCAGGCTGTGGCAGTTGCCACCTCCGCTCTGGGACATGAAGACACACTTTCAGTCCCAGCGTAGCTGCTCGTGAAGACCCCAACATCATCGACGCAGGCCTGGGTGGCAAGATGTCAGGGAGGCGGGCTCCTGCACACCAGGGGCTGAGGAAGCTGCCAGGAAGGAAGCCAGCGCACGTGGCAGCAGGTCACCCCAGGCCAGGGGACCCTCCTGGCTTGTTCAGCACCCACCTGTGTTCCCGGATGTCGGCTCGATGATCGTGTCCCCAGGCTTTAGAATCCCAGCCCGCTCGGCATCCTCAATCATCCTCACAGCGATGCGGTCCTTCACACTCCCGCTCGCATTGAAGAACTCACACTTGGCCACTGGGAGCCAGAGAGGAATCACGAGGAGGAAGAGGCCGTGAGCCCAGACTggtcctgctctccctccccaggACCTGACGCCCCCCGGGAGGCAGAGACAGGCCGGGTCTTTCTGGTTCTGTAAATTGTCCCCTCTCCATTGCCACCTCCCACCTGCACCTGCACGAGGGTGCTTGCCCCTCGGAGCCTCTCCCACCCGCCCATCCCACCTGCCTTGGACGTCGTGGCAACTCCGAGCGAATGAGACAGAAGCATCCCAAGCAGCCCCCGCTGGGTGGATGGATCAGAACCCCCCTCCCGAGGGGCAGCCCAGTCCCAACAGTGACTTGTTGGCGTGAAAGGGCCGCTGAGTTGAGCCCCTGAATGCGGGGCAGATGGCCCAGCCGTACCCAACGGCCCTGCCAAAGACTTGACATCCTGCAGCCATGGCCCCTGGATCACAGCTCCTGACCTGCACA contains the following coding sequences:
- the LOC106829916 gene encoding cystathionine beta-synthase-like, with product MPSETTQAEGGCAECPHLSKAHLEEEPTEDKEAKACSWILPNTPSKCSWQLGSLSADSPHHHAPSLKASEILPDILHKIGDTPLVRINKIGKKFGLKCELLAKCEFFNASGSVKDRIAVRMIEDAERAGILKPGDTIIEPTSGNTGIGLALAAAVKGYRCIIVMPEKMSMEKVDVLRALGAEIVRTPTNARFDSPESHFGVAWRLKNEIPNSHILDQYRNANNPLAHYDTTAEEILQQCDGKVDMLVASAGTGGTITGIGRKLKEKCPGCRIIGVDPVGSILAEPEELNQTEQTAYEVEGIGYDFVPTVLDRKVVDKWFKITDQETFTFARMLISQEGLLCGGSSGCAMAGAVKAAQELQEGQRCVVILPDSVRNYMSKFLSDKWMLQKGFLNEEDVLTKKPWWWHLRVQELSLPIPLTVLPTVTCEHTMEILRENGFDQAPVVDESGVILGMVTRGNMLSSLLAGKIQPSDEVRKIIYKQFQQIFLTDPLGKLLHILEMDHFALVVHEQIQYNNNGKSSKRQAVFGVVTAIDLLKFVAARERDEKTKSGSVLEP